A genomic stretch from Sulfurimonas sediminis includes:
- a CDS encoding hydrogenase small subunit → MKYETQKSLLFSKESQLNTNKGEVFYKNLYRHCEDRLIKLRKKVSFSDEDVTTVLAEEGYERRDFMKWVSATTAALMLPAFFEPLVAQTIEVLNRVPVIWVNLQDCAGNSEALLRADGPTVDELILDIISLEFHELLMAPSGEAAEIQLEDAMTTFKGEYLLFVEGSIPTADGGIYGTIGTSGEKYVDHIKRVAVDAAGIVAVGTCATYGGVSAAYPNPTGACGVMDIIKDKPIVNIPACPANPANMLGVILMYAMTGELPELDTLLRPKFAFGTRIHDTCERRVHFDAGEYVEEWGDAAAQAGHCLYKMGCKGPMTFNNCPTVKFNRGESWPVAAGHGCIGCSEPGFFDKFNHFEAPTPYDKTYNPAADLTTITEGVVVLTAFSQFLNKEEYNNGN, encoded by the coding sequence ATGAAATATGAGACACAAAAGAGTCTACTGTTCTCAAAAGAGTCGCAGTTAAATACAAATAAGGGAGAGGTTTTTTATAAAAATCTTTATCGTCATTGTGAAGATCGTCTTATAAAACTAAGAAAAAAAGTCTCTTTTTCAGATGAAGATGTTACAACTGTCTTAGCTGAAGAGGGGTATGAGCGTCGAGATTTTATGAAGTGGGTGAGTGCAACAACAGCCGCACTTATGCTTCCTGCTTTTTTCGAACCTTTAGTTGCTCAAACTATAGAAGTGCTTAATAGAGTACCGGTTATTTGGGTAAATCTGCAAGACTGTGCAGGAAACTCTGAAGCACTACTTCGTGCAGATGGTCCTACTGTTGACGAACTAATTCTCGACATAATTTCATTAGAATTTCATGAACTCTTAATGGCACCATCAGGCGAAGCTGCAGAGATTCAGCTTGAGGATGCTATGACTACTTTTAAAGGGGAGTACCTCCTCTTTGTCGAGGGGTCCATTCCTACTGCAGACGGAGGTATCTATGGTACTATTGGTACAAGTGGAGAAAAATATGTTGATCATATAAAGCGTGTGGCTGTAGATGCTGCGGGGATAGTTGCAGTAGGTACATGTGCTACTTATGGCGGTGTTTCAGCTGCCTATCCAAATCCTACAGGGGCATGTGGTGTTATGGATATTATAAAAGATAAGCCGATAGTAAATATTCCTGCATGTCCTGCAAATCCTGCAAATATGCTTGGTGTTATCCTTATGTATGCTATGACAGGGGAGCTTCCTGAACTTGATACACTGTTGAGACCAAAATTTGCTTTTGGAACGCGTATTCATGATACTTGTGAGCGTCGTGTTCATTTTGATGCGGGTGAATATGTTGAAGAGTGGGGTGATGCTGCAGCACAGGCGGGACATTGTCTTTATAAAATGGGCTGTAAAGGGCCTATGACTTTTAATAACTGCCCAACTGTAAAATTTAATCGAGGTGAGAGTTGGCCGGTAGCTGCAGGACATGGCTGTATAGGGTGTTCTGAACCTGGCTTTTTTGATAAGTTTAACCACTTTGAAGCACCGACACCATACGATAAAACATATAATCCTGCTGCGGATTTGACGACAATTACAGAAGGTGTTGTTGTCTTAACAGCCTTTAGTCAATTTTTAAACAAAGAGGAGTACAACAATGGCAACTAA
- a CDS encoding nickel-dependent hydrogenase large subunit: MATKHIVIDPITRIEGHMRIEVVVDETTNEVVDAFCSSNMFRGIETILKDRDPRDCGLMAMRICGVCTVTHYQRSIEAVENAFNVQVPKNARLMRNIIQGSLFMHDHLVHYYHLHSLDWVDVLSALEADPADAVVEAQKWADVAGEVPWNNDVATYTDIKDKLTKFVARRRLGIFGNGYWGNRSYKLTPAQNLLAMTHYFQALEIQRDLGQMMAVFGGKDPHPQSFVVGGVTSIVNMKDPAKIELFRTLALRVRQFLKGAYMLDMYMLADAYKDEMLAGVGGGLKSFLVYGGFPLEDVPIESARKLFPGGVVYNGDLNNVIDFDSTLVTEDATHAWYAATTPEHPYEGTTTPEYTDFKLIENGVAYLDTDGKYSWIKSPLYDDKRVEVGPLARMVVGYARGDTLIKQYVDNFLSRANMSLENLYSSTGRTIARAIESELIADVITDWLDELDTNIQGGDTTSWTKFDFANVSANAQGRGLEEAPRGALGHWVKIANGKVLNYQAVVPSTWNAGPRDHLGRLGAYEESIKGLVLSNIDEPLEILRTVHSFDPCIACAVHVINTQGKELSSFKVSATCTA, encoded by the coding sequence ATGGCAACTAAACATATTGTAATTGATCCAATTACCCGTATTGAAGGACACATGCGTATAGAAGTTGTTGTAGATGAAACAACGAATGAAGTTGTAGATGCTTTTTGCTCATCAAATATGTTTCGAGGAATTGAGACAATTTTAAAAGATAGAGACCCTAGAGATTGTGGACTTATGGCGATGCGAATTTGTGGTGTCTGTACGGTTACACATTATCAAAGAAGTATTGAAGCAGTCGAGAATGCTTTTAATGTGCAGGTTCCAAAGAATGCTCGTTTGATGAGAAATATCATTCAAGGTTCTCTTTTTATGCATGACCACCTTGTGCATTATTATCATTTGCATTCGCTTGATTGGGTAGATGTTCTCTCTGCTCTTGAAGCTGATCCTGCAGATGCTGTTGTAGAAGCACAAAAGTGGGCAGATGTTGCCGGTGAGGTGCCATGGAATAATGATGTTGCTACTTATACAGATATAAAAGATAAGTTGACAAAATTTGTTGCAAGAAGAAGATTAGGGATTTTTGGTAATGGATACTGGGGGAATAGAAGTTATAAACTTACTCCAGCACAAAATCTTCTTGCAATGACACACTATTTTCAAGCACTTGAAATTCAAAGAGATTTAGGGCAGATGATGGCTGTTTTTGGTGGAAAAGATCCGCACCCTCAAAGTTTTGTAGTAGGGGGCGTTACTTCTATTGTAAACATGAAAGACCCAGCTAAGATAGAGCTTTTTCGTACACTTGCACTGAGAGTACGACAGTTCTTAAAAGGTGCTTACATGCTTGACATGTATATGCTTGCTGATGCATATAAAGATGAGATGCTTGCTGGTGTAGGAGGAGGGTTAAAAAGCTTCTTGGTATATGGTGGATTTCCTTTAGAAGATGTGCCGATAGAGAGTGCAAGAAAACTTTTTCCAGGTGGTGTCGTTTATAACGGAGATTTAAATAATGTTATTGATTTTGATTCTACTTTAGTGACAGAAGACGCAACACATGCTTGGTATGCCGCAACAACACCAGAACACCCATATGAAGGTACAACGACACCAGAATATACAGATTTTAAATTGATTGAAAATGGTGTTGCTTATCTTGATACTGATGGAAAATATTCATGGATTAAGTCACCACTTTATGATGATAAAAGAGTAGAAGTTGGACCTTTGGCTCGAATGGTTGTTGGCTATGCAAGAGGAGATACTCTTATAAAACAATATGTAGATAATTTTCTTTCACGCGCGAATATGTCACTTGAAAACTTATATTCATCAACAGGGCGAACTATAGCACGAGCGATTGAGTCTGAGCTTATAGCTGATGTTATTACAGATTGGCTTGATGAACTAGATACGAATATTCAAGGTGGTGATACAACAAGCTGGACGAAGTTTGATTTTGCAAATGTGAGTGCAAATGCACAAGGACGGGGGCTTGAAGAGGCACCAAGAGGGGCACTTGGACACTGGGTGAAGATAGCTAATGGAAAAGTCTTAAATTATCAGGCTGTGGTACCATCTACATGGAATGCAGGACCAAGAGATCACTTGGGCAGACTTGGTGCATATGAAGAGAGTATAAAAGGTTTAGTTTTAAGCAATATTGATGAACCTTTGGAAATTTTAAGAACAGTGCATAGTTTTGATCCTTGTATTGCTTGTGCGGTACATGTAATCAATACACAAGGTAAAGAGCTTAGCTCTTTTAAAGTCAGTGCAACATGTACGGCATAA
- a CDS encoding translation initiation factor — protein sequence MSRGKKLDLFIGANITDEWAEVENRSEQKNVHEIQEPDKHFLVFKKEKRRGKSVTLVGEFYRPKEEVEKLLKQFKKQLGCGGAIKNTQMEFQGEVKERLRPLLKKEGFRFKQGH from the coding sequence ATGAGCAGAGGAAAGAAACTAGATCTTTTCATTGGTGCAAATATTACTGATGAGTGGGCAGAAGTAGAAAATCGATCAGAACAAAAAAATGTACATGAAATACAAGAGCCTGACAAACATTTTTTGGTATTTAAAAAAGAGAAACGCAGAGGAAAGAGTGTCACACTTGTTGGAGAATTTTATAGACCAAAAGAGGAAGTTGAAAAACTCCTCAAGCAGTTTAAAAAACAGCTCGGATGTGGAGGAGCCATCAAAAACACTCAGATGGAATTTCAAGGAGAAGTCAAAGAGAGACTTCGTCCACTTCTAAAAAAAGAGGGGTTTCGCTTTAAACAAGGGCATTAA
- a CDS encoding DUF5718 family protein encodes MKKYEEYLGIGIAGNFALHLAQAGELEDFKNIITQDEAAPKGIFPFYLPCKKESKSSRPHEVLFTYPLSSQKITLPAKNLRVQIEPEVGLLCELSYTNGQITAVTPKYFAAYNDCSIRISGAKKISDKKNWGANSKGIAPTLLKIDSFCEGGIMDNFSICSFLRRENKLHTYGENVELNGYSYFYDKLTKWIQNQLNTQEDFGPLENIKAYINRCNNPTNAIISIGATRYTSYGEKTFLQKGDEIFVVLYNHKRYSLQNIMDTIHDNNYTKEQMSILAQRVE; translated from the coding sequence ATGAAAAAATACGAAGAGTATTTGGGCATTGGAATTGCCGGCAATTTTGCCCTGCACCTTGCACAGGCAGGAGAGCTTGAGGATTTTAAAAATATCATTACACAAGATGAAGCAGCACCTAAAGGGATTTTTCCTTTCTATTTACCTTGTAAAAAAGAGAGTAAGAGTTCCCGCCCGCATGAAGTACTCTTTACCTATCCTCTTTCATCTCAAAAAATAACACTTCCTGCAAAAAATCTTCGTGTACAGATAGAACCTGAAGTGGGACTGCTATGTGAGCTTAGCTATACTAATGGACAAATCACTGCTGTTACTCCAAAATATTTCGCTGCATATAACGACTGTTCAATTCGAATCAGTGGTGCTAAAAAAATTAGTGATAAAAAAAACTGGGGAGCAAACTCCAAAGGTATTGCCCCAACACTACTAAAAATAGACAGCTTTTGTGAGGGTGGCATTATGGATAATTTCAGCATTTGTAGTTTTCTTCGTCGAGAAAATAAACTACACACTTACGGTGAAAATGTAGAACTCAATGGATACAGCTACTTTTACGACAAACTGACCAAATGGATTCAAAATCAACTAAACACACAAGAGGATTTTGGACCATTAGAAAATATAAAAGCCTATATTAATAGATGTAACAATCCGACCAATGCTATCATCAGCATAGGAGCGACACGCTATACCTCTTATGGTGAAAAAACTTTTTTACAAAAAGGGGATGAAATATTTGTTGTCCTTTATAATCATAAAAGATACTCTTTGCAAAATATTATGGATACAATTCATGACAATAATTACACAAAAGAGCAGATGAGTATTTTAGCACAAAGAGTAGAATAA
- a CDS encoding ABC-F family ATP-binding cassette domain-containing protein encodes MVTVQNLTMRFGNRVLFQDINLKLDRHKRYGLIGANGAGKTTFLKILSGQINEYEGEVIIPKQNKVGVLGQNQYAYEDFTIMDAVLYGNRRLYDAIKEKEEIYMSGDFEDDAVNNRLAELETICVEEDPTYEYDVNIAKILENVGIPAEKHNELMSTLDSADKFKVLLAQVLYPKPDVLFLDEPTNNLDIETISWLENELKRHEGTMVVISHDRHFLNAVVTNILDVDYQKIREFTGTYDDWYIAANVMAKQMELDNAKKLKEKEQLEAFVRRFSANASKAKQATSRQKQLEKLNIEEIKPSSRRDPSIVFKPKRVMGDEALNVEHICHAYGDNEVLKDVTFKVNPGEKIAIIGGNGVGKTTLIKIIMEELKPSCGGSVTWGATIESSYFPQDTADIIKGDGTLYDWLRAFDPKREISEIRNCLGRMLFNGEQQEKNVEAISGGEKHRMMLSKMMLEGGNFLVLDEPTNHLDLEAIVALGEALHEFKGNVICVSHDRELLDAFATRIIELHDDHTYTDFQGSYEEFAAAKEAGTL; translated from the coding sequence ATGGTAACAGTACAAAATTTAACGATGCGCTTTGGAAACAGAGTGCTTTTTCAAGATATAAACTTAAAACTTGACCGTCATAAAAGATATGGTCTTATCGGTGCAAACGGTGCCGGAAAAACAACATTTTTAAAAATTCTTTCAGGTCAAATCAATGAGTATGAGGGTGAAGTCATCATCCCAAAACAAAACAAAGTCGGCGTTTTAGGACAAAATCAATATGCTTATGAAGACTTTACAATTATGGATGCTGTTTTGTACGGAAACAGACGCTTGTATGATGCTATCAAAGAGAAAGAAGAGATATACATGTCTGGTGATTTTGAAGACGATGCTGTTAATAACCGTCTTGCTGAACTTGAAACTATCTGTGTGGAAGAGGATCCGACCTATGAGTACGATGTAAACATTGCAAAAATCCTAGAAAATGTAGGCATTCCTGCTGAGAAGCACAATGAACTTATGAGTACACTTGATTCTGCAGACAAATTCAAAGTACTTTTAGCACAGGTTTTATACCCAAAACCTGATGTCTTATTTTTAGATGAACCTACCAATAATCTCGATATTGAAACAATCAGCTGGCTCGAAAATGAACTCAAAAGACATGAAGGTACAATGGTTGTCATCTCACATGACAGACACTTTCTCAATGCAGTAGTCACAAATATTCTTGATGTAGATTATCAAAAAATCCGTGAATTTACCGGTACCTATGATGACTGGTATATTGCGGCCAATGTCATGGCAAAACAGATGGAACTCGACAATGCAAAAAAACTCAAAGAAAAAGAGCAACTCGAAGCCTTTGTTCGTCGTTTTAGCGCGAATGCATCAAAAGCAAAACAGGCAACATCAAGACAAAAACAACTTGAAAAATTAAATATAGAAGAGATTAAGCCATCATCCCGCCGTGACCCGTCTATCGTTTTCAAACCAAAAAGAGTCATGGGAGATGAAGCCTTAAATGTTGAGCATATCTGCCATGCATACGGAGACAATGAAGTCTTAAAAGATGTCACTTTTAAAGTAAACCCTGGTGAAAAAATCGCCATTATCGGTGGAAACGGTGTAGGAAAGACTACACTGATCAAAATCATTATGGAAGAGCTCAAACCAAGCTGTGGTGGCAGTGTAACATGGGGAGCAACAATTGAGTCTTCTTATTTTCCACAAGATACAGCGGACATTATCAAAGGTGATGGTACACTCTATGACTGGTTGCGTGCATTTGATCCAAAGCGTGAAATATCAGAGATAAGAAACTGCCTTGGAAGAATGCTTTTTAATGGAGAACAGCAGGAGAAAAATGTCGAAGCGATTTCAGGAGGAGAAAAACACCGAATGATGCTCAGTAAAATGATGCTTGAGGGTGGAAACTTCCTAGTACTTGATGAGCCGACCAATCACCTTGACCTTGAAGCGATTGTTGCCCTTGGTGAAGCACTGCATGAGTTTAAGGGCAATGTTATCTGTGTCTCGCATGACCGTGAACTCCTTGACGCTTTTGCCACACGCATCATAGAATTGCATGATGATCATACCTATACAGACTTTCAAGGAAGCTATGAAGAGTTTGCTGCTGCCAAAGAAGCCGGAACACTCTGA
- a CDS encoding GGDEF domain-containing response regulator, which produces MSKNDITILYVEDEVHVREMLSRFLQRFCTKIYIAKDGEEGLSLYKKHHPDIVISDIRMPKMSGLEMVEAIKKINPSQLIMLITAHNDSEFLHKAINLGIDGYILKPVDLDAVNEKLETLIQRIQNERAAQQLKKSEEKLKLLSQAVEQMHEMVQITDVDGKIIYVNPAATENTQYEESELIGKSNRILKSGEHSKKFYDNLWKTVLDGKTYQNTLINKRKDGSLYYDEKIISPIKDKNGKVRYFVSTSRDITQRVALEKELQKLATKDALTGLYNRYKMSTLIEDEIKRTKRYGEVFSLLMLDIDKFKHVNDTYGHDVGDYVLQELSRIVLQTIRKTDSFGRWGGEEFMLLAPHTNAEQAMELAQKIRKRVEEHSFEHVEKITVSIGVTEYINTEKETSLLKRVDQALYEAKANGRNQVVCF; this is translated from the coding sequence ATGAGTAAGAATGATATTACTATACTGTATGTGGAAGATGAAGTACATGTAAGAGAGATGCTCTCACGCTTTTTACAGCGTTTTTGCACGAAGATTTATATTGCAAAAGATGGAGAAGAGGGTCTCTCTTTGTACAAAAAACACCATCCTGATATTGTTATTTCAGATATCCGTATGCCAAAAATGAGTGGGCTTGAGATGGTTGAAGCCATCAAAAAAATCAATCCTTCCCAACTTATTATGCTTATAACCGCTCACAATGACAGTGAATTTTTACACAAAGCCATTAACCTTGGAATAGACGGCTACATTCTCAAACCGGTAGATTTGGATGCTGTTAATGAAAAATTAGAAACCCTTATACAACGCATACAAAATGAAAGAGCAGCACAGCAGCTCAAAAAGAGCGAAGAGAAGCTGAAACTTCTTTCGCAGGCTGTAGAACAGATGCATGAAATGGTACAAATTACAGATGTTGACGGAAAAATCATTTATGTAAATCCTGCTGCAACCGAGAATACACAATATGAAGAGAGTGAGCTTATAGGAAAAAGCAACCGTATACTCAAATCAGGAGAACATTCAAAAAAATTTTATGACAATTTATGGAAAACTGTCCTGGACGGGAAAACCTACCAAAATACTTTAATCAACAAAAGAAAAGACGGAAGTCTGTACTATGATGAAAAAATCATCTCTCCCATAAAAGATAAAAACGGAAAAGTGCGCTACTTTGTCTCTACAAGCCGTGATATAACACAAAGGGTTGCCCTGGAAAAAGAACTTCAAAAACTTGCAACCAAAGATGCGCTTACAGGCTTGTATAATCGTTATAAAATGTCAACGCTTATAGAAGATGAAATAAAAAGAACAAAACGATACGGTGAAGTTTTCAGCCTGCTTATGCTTGACATAGACAAATTTAAGCATGTCAATGACACCTATGGACATGATGTAGGCGATTATGTTTTGCAGGAGTTGAGTCGTATTGTTTTGCAAACCATAAGAAAAACGGACAGTTTCGGACGATGGGGCGGTGAAGAGTTTATGCTGCTGGCTCCCCATACAAATGCTGAGCAGGCCATGGAACTTGCCCAAAAAATACGTAAAAGGGTAGAAGAACATTCTTTTGAACATGTAGAAAAAATTACAGTAAGTATTGGCGTTACAGAGTACATAAACACAGAAAAGGAGACATCACTCTTAAAACGCGTTGATCAGGCTTTATACGAGGCAAAAGCAAATGGACGAAATCAAGTAGTCTGTTTTTAA
- a CDS encoding sensor histidine kinase, translating into MRISLSTKVAISIFIIATVGILVIVFLSFSLMMQYSKENSLEHLNFELKQNKESIYNDIKQVIYDAKVLSKNEDVIAYTRAFYNPYNYDKKTNRTLEGIQSSLEKNFIALLSHNDAYFNIRLLYKTGWELLVTYKDKQGVHIQKKSLLQDKAAKKYFQETIKLYPKEVSVSDITLNKEYGQLSYPLTPTIRISLPIYIDKKLFGMLIINANINKLFRVIKQYDDKNSPKNIYLADKNKYYIYNKDQSKTFGYVFGHKEYRLDYDFDLSKQSYYKDDILFTYTTLHYTKDKFIYIALTSTSSFLQKDYENFIRSLALYSLLVSLLIALVSLILVRRLITPLSKITQAAKAIANDTSKNNIDFNTIHTHDEIEELADSLQIMLQKLEESKKDVEKKVKERTEELNKLNETLEELVKEKTNENIRQLETLQQQSKLASMGEMIGAIAHQWRQPLNEISIAVQNLKYDYEDGLITKEYLDDFIKSTKKVIQFMSDTIDDFRNFYRVDKTQERFSVKEAIQRVLSIQKAQLQNNNIKVTLLGEDFEVVGYKNELQQVILNLINNAKDVLLERNISDAKITIVLKNHTVIVRDNGGGITPEVIDRVFEPYFTTKEQGKGTGMGLYMSKMMIEENMNAKLSVKNTNEGAEFRIDFDE; encoded by the coding sequence ATGCGCATTAGTCTCTCAACAAAGGTTGCCATCAGCATTTTTATCATTGCCACTGTCGGAATACTTGTGATTGTCTTTTTATCTTTTTCTCTTATGATGCAGTATTCAAAAGAGAACTCCCTTGAACATCTCAACTTTGAACTCAAACAAAACAAAGAAAGTATTTACAATGACATCAAACAGGTTATATATGATGCAAAAGTTCTCTCAAAAAATGAAGATGTTATAGCATATACACGGGCATTTTACAATCCTTACAATTATGATAAAAAAACAAACAGAACCTTGGAAGGGATACAGTCTTCTCTTGAAAAAAACTTTATCGCTCTTTTATCACATAACGATGCCTATTTCAATATCCGTCTTTTATATAAAACTGGTTGGGAACTCCTTGTCACCTATAAAGACAAACAGGGAGTACATATTCAAAAGAAGAGTCTCTTACAGGATAAAGCAGCAAAAAAATACTTTCAAGAAACAATAAAACTCTACCCAAAAGAGGTTTCTGTCTCAGATATAACACTCAATAAAGAGTATGGACAGCTTTCCTATCCGCTTACGCCGACTATTCGCATCTCTTTACCAATATATATTGATAAAAAACTCTTTGGTATGCTCATCATTAATGCAAATATCAATAAACTTTTTCGGGTGATTAAACAATATGATGACAAAAACAGCCCTAAAAATATCTATCTTGCGGACAAAAACAAATACTATATTTACAATAAGGACCAAAGCAAAACATTCGGATATGTGTTTGGACACAAAGAGTACAGACTTGATTATGATTTTGATCTGAGTAAACAGAGTTACTATAAAGATGATATATTGTTTACCTATACAACACTTCACTATACAAAAGATAAATTTATATACATTGCACTTACATCTACAAGCAGTTTTTTACAAAAAGACTATGAAAATTTTATTCGCTCACTTGCTCTTTACAGTTTGTTGGTCTCCCTGCTTATTGCTTTGGTATCTCTTATACTTGTCCGTCGACTTATTACACCGCTGAGTAAAATCACCCAGGCCGCAAAAGCCATTGCCAATGATACTTCAAAAAACAACATTGACTTCAATACTATTCATACACATGATGAAATAGAAGAGTTGGCAGACTCTCTGCAGATTATGCTTCAAAAGTTAGAGGAGTCAAAAAAAGATGTCGAGAAAAAAGTCAAAGAGCGCACAGAAGAGCTTAACAAACTCAATGAAACACTCGAAGAACTCGTAAAAGAAAAAACAAATGAAAATATCAGACAGCTTGAAACACTCCAACAGCAGAGTAAACTTGCATCCATGGGAGAGATGATAGGCGCCATTGCCCATCAGTGGAGACAACCGCTTAATGAGATAAGCATAGCCGTTCAAAATCTCAAATATGACTATGAAGACGGATTAATTACAAAAGAGTATCTTGATGACTTTATAAAATCAACAAAAAAAGTGATTCAGTTTATGTCCGATACTATTGATGATTTTAGAAATTTTTACCGGGTTGACAAAACACAGGAACGATTCAGTGTAAAAGAGGCGATACAAAGAGTGCTCTCTATTCAAAAGGCCCAATTGCAAAACAACAATATAAAAGTTACGCTGCTTGGTGAAGATTTTGAAGTAGTCGGATACAAAAATGAACTGCAGCAGGTTATTTTAAATCTTATCAACAATGCAAAAGATGTTTTGCTTGAAAGAAATATCAGTGACGCTAAAATTACAATTGTTTTAAAGAATCATACAGTAATAGTACGTGATAATGGTGGTGGAATCACTCCAGAGGTTATAGACAGGGTTTTTGAGCCCTACTTTACGACAAAAGAACAGGGCAAAGGAACAGGAATGGGTCTTTATATGTCTAAAATGATGATTGAAGAAAATATGAACGCAAAACTGAGCGTAAAAAACACCAACGAAGGTGCAGAATTTAGGATAGACTTTGATGAGTAA